ATGAGCTGAAAGAGGCATTGGAGGAGGACGCATGCAAGGAGAAAGAAGAAGCAGTCACCTGCAAGAGCATGGAGATGACCCTCGGTCAAGAGATGGAAGAAGCTGCAAGCCATGAGGAGGTCAATGAGGTCATCAATCATGTTGAGGTGGTGAAAGAGGAGGTTGCAGATGAGACAGTGGAGGTGGACATCAGCTGTGAGGAGATGGTCCAGCAGGAGATGAGACAGGCACAGGAGCCTGAGGTGATGGAGCAACTCATCAGGCAAGGGGACATTCACAAGTCCATCAAACTTGAGATGGCGAAGGCAGCGGCTGCTGACTCTGTGGATGCAGGTGCTGAGAGGCCTGTCCAGGCACAGATCAGTCTCCTGgaggaagaaaacaaaacagacgaTAACAGGTACCTAATTGTTCCCTCTCataaatcattattattattaacattaaGATTATTAATGATGAATAGCCCATGATCTCTGACCTAGAACGtttattttttgtctttctgtgtgctctgtgtctacatctgctcctgctcctgccactGAAGCGGTGTTTGTTTGGAGCAGACCCGTTGGAACCTCCAGAGGGCCGCGCTGGTCACTGGTGCTGTTGGACTCGGCTTGCTTATTTTCCTAAAAATAAAGGCTTGAAAAAGCTGACTGGGTGTTTTGGATAGTTTGAAAGGATGCTCTCATAGAGTAATATTATATGTGGACTGTGCTACTACAAAATGATCAGCCTCTGTAGCAACAGTGCTATGAGCAACCAAAGTTAGTGTACAGCCCTGCTTGTCACTAAATCAAGTTACTGCAGACAACAAGGGGTAGGCTAGGGGAAGCAGACATGCCACAACACCACACTGTGAACCCAGACAATTCCATTACTGGGTGTAAACCAGCTTATTCCTGTAGCCAAGTTATGAGAtcaaagttcacacacacaggccttggttttctGAGGAGTAAGCAAAAACTTGTATGCTTGCTTGCATGCCAAAACTTGCGACTTGTATGCTAAGAGTAATATAACATGTACCTGAGACATGTCTCTGTGGCGAACCATATATTATTCATTTGttcagtgtaggctatgtgaccTGTTCAGAGTCGATATATCCTGTTCAGCCCATTCACCACCAGAGTGCGCTCTTCAGTAACAACAGCATCCATAAGCATTTTCATTGGGACATTTTATGAGGATGTGCAACTGAGGATGTTGATTTGATTGATGTCTAGTATGTAGAACTCAATGACAAACAGCAGCAATACTCTTATATTTCTAAAATGCAAATACAAATATTACTCAAATGAAGCATTGCAAACAGCTTGGAAGGTACAACTCCTAGCACTGTACATTTATATTATACAATCCAAAACTCAATTACATGACCAACTATCCACCATGATTGTGTTGCCATGACCACAGACTCCATGGCAGCCCGGAGTGACCCTGGCCAGCATCTGGTCACTCCAGTGAGGTGACAAACCAACCCTGACTCATCTAAGGACCAACCCTGGCTCAGCTGTTGTAATCAACCCAGGGGTTATGGGTGGGTGCACAAAACAGAAACATTATGAAGATGGAAATAACAGCATTCAACACCAAAAACGAAATAACAGTAAAGTACTTCCACCCACTGCAATCAACAACATCAGCAGAAGAATCATTGCCCAAAATGCCCCGAAAGAAGATCAAAATAGAAAACAATTAGGCTCGACTTGAATTACTTTGCATTTCTTATTCTTTTCAAGTGTCTAGGCAAACTGTTTTACAGGACAGATGCAAAATAAAGGAATGACTCCTTGAGGTCTAATGTAATCATAACAAAATCTGTTGGGCTCCCTCTAGTGGAGCATGAATGAATGTGCATCCCTAAGCTGATTAACCTGCTCACATTCATATACCCAGGGATGAAAATGAACAAATCAATATGTAATTTAAAATAAAACATCAAATGCCCTAACTTTAAgtgtataaaaaaaaactacaaaatacagtagccaTGCTATGTATCAAAATAGCATATTGCATATTTTTATGAAAAATGGAAAATACTAATAATGCACTTTAAAGGGAGCATCAGTATGACTGTTGATTAAGTGGACGATGTTTGAGAGCAATTTTGTTCTCTGTCTATACGAGACATGTCATAAATCTATAGTCAACAGATCAACTGGCCTGCCTGTTACATCTAATAGCCTAAATACTGTAGAGATGCTCTCAAAAAATCACAGCTGGACTTGTGAGGTGGTACAAAGTGGAGACCAGTCTCTGACATTGTCAATGCCTGCCCAGATTGCTTGATATGGTATCGTGTAACGCTATTGACCAAGAACGATCATGACACTGTTAGTCGTTTTAACTAACTGGGAACAACTGTGTAACCTCTAAATGGTGTTATACTGACACCAAGGGacataaattatttttttcattgcaTTGCTCTGGGGCAACTTTTAGAGCAATGTTGCAGGCCAACCACGTAACAGGTTCCATGAGTTCCGCATGGatgattaaagcaacacttaaagagtttttcataccttaaaaaataatgtttccaaaatcatctcagcggttcatcaactcgtaacagggtgaacagcacttctgcattcactttgcagccctctatcggctataaccacactatgtaactttaccagatcgggtagcgtacctgtagttcgatgaaatgagacataataaACTAAACATTTTGCTTGCTTCGATGTCTCAAGACATCATACTTAGTTTAATATagcataaaatcatgcaacataccctacattgtctgtggacatcgttattggctggataaacaaatggcTTGCGTgtaacagaggaaaagtgctgaagagtgttgctttaagttggtgtgagggggagtgtgtgtgtgtgagtaacctCTACTCGCCATGCACTGATTGACcctttcagggtttttttttttttttaaactaagtGAGTACTGTGTAACCACTAAATGGTGTATAtgtttggggcagccgtggtgtactggttagggcttcgggcttgtaatcGGAGGGTTGCCAgatcgatccccgaccagtccaccatgactgaagtgcccttgagcaaggcacctaacccctcactgctccccgagcgccgctggttgggcaagcagctcactgctctgggttagtgtgtaattcacctcactgtgtgtgtgctgtgtgtgttcactaattcggttaaatagggttaaatgcagagaaacaaatttccctcacgggatcaaaaaagtatatattctattctattctattctatattgtCACCTAGGGCCATAAATATGATTCTTTTCCCTTGTGCTTCTTTAGGGGGCATGGTAACTTTACAGCAATGTTGCAGGACAACCACAAAGCCAGCCAGCCCCATGTACtctactctgcacaatgacaattcAGTTGaatgtaatctaatctaatctgttCCGATGATAAAAGTTCTAAAGAAACTGACGATTAAAGTTCAAGACACTTGAGATTGGTGCGAGAGggggtgtattgtgtgtgtgtgtgtgtgtgtgtgtgtgtgtgtgtgtatgtgcaaccTACATGTTGCTCGTTGTGCActtcctgaatctcaatattCTGATCACAAGTCTGGGAAAAGTCggagcaacatacgaccaaggcaaaaactaagtaacaggaacacaccaaCAAGCGGGAgtgaatccatagtaaactaaggagtgaggctgccaatatggctgcccgcgaagttttcacgtcacaaTCCCGAGCCCTATACACGAtagaatagggctcgggatcatgacgtgaaaactttgcgggtgtaacgggtgctagctggttagctatgctgtgtaacgttagtaaacctcactccccgacgcttcaagagcgctgctggcatgaaagctagtagcctgggcttttagctggattgttagcgcactcgactcccgatccgtggtgctgctgtctcgcgggttcgagtccgggcgtgtgcagggctggaccgcggtggttccacacaacgcaggttacattggtgccgtgacccggatcgggagtgaggtttaggggggtgtgtaacgggtgctagctggttagctatgctgtgtaacgttagtaaacctcactccccgacgcttcaagagcgctgctggcatgaaagctagtagcctgggcttttagctggattgttagcgcgctcgactcccgatccgtggtgctgctgtctcgcgggttcgagtccgggcgtgtgcagggctggaccgcggtggttccacacaacgcaggttacattggtgccgtgacccggatcgggagtgaggtttaggggggtgtgtaacgggtgctagctggttagctatgctgtgtaacgttagtaaacctcactccccgacgcttcaagagcgctgctggcatgaaagctagtagcctgggcttttagctggattgttagcgcgctcgactcccgatccgtggtgctgctgtctcgcgggttcgagtccaggcgtgtgcagggctggaccgcagtggttccacacaacgcaggttacacgggcacagccatattggcagcctcactccttagtttactatggattactatcgatttactcccacctattagtgtgttcctgttacttagtttttgccttcttggtcgtatgttgctgtgtagtggggtgtaaccaTGGCCGTAACTACCATTGAGGACACCGAGGTCATGTCCTcggtatttttttcttcaagtttCGTTTTATAAGTGTTAtacgttaaagtcttcttccgtattgaactgatacagAACGATCTTTGTGCCGTATTTTaagaaactgctcaatgcacacacgctacaatgaaaaacacacaaaaaaacctaaTCATAGGCTATACACCCTAGTAATGACACTTGaacagcgtttctcaaactatgggccgcgcaacgtggagactgctggtcAGCGAGAGTGAAATTAGGCCCGGTgattcacctgataatttgctgcgcaaacaACCgcagaccgacagaaaaagaaagcaaacgttgcagcgatcaggaggaaatgcttgctaattggatgtgattaaacatagagccatacaattaagtggtggtatgaacgttcattgaatgcatgcgtgtagGCCTACGCGTTTGCGTGACATAAACTGAAACTATAACGTTTTGGTGGCAAAGCTCCGCgtcaacctgttggaaggctataattatttaacgacatttaatagaacaacgtgcaTTCTCGCAACTCCCataaaaacagagcagagactgtacaatacTTGTTTAGCATAGATATATACTTTATCAAggattgagtattgtttagtcaaatttgaacatggtcagaagatttaatctttcatttaaagatctccagatttcgcctatctgcacggccgtttaccatagacaaaagttggtattgtgtttcctgaatccttacattcaggcattcaaatgaaatttcattataaaccatatcCATTTTTTCTCCATTCGCCTATCAGAGTATGATATGCTtgtatgagggaaacatcccaaaacatttagcacccattgctgttgttttcagaagtgtctcccatgcaaccatgcaaaagcaattaATTGTACttatatcttacattagtaaagcaggcctctgatgtgcatatgaTATGTTAacatgtgcatagttttcacaaactttttgtgaacaattttggcacttcaaacattgactgctttgaagtgaaagtgcatgtctaacaatatagcacaatataattatgataatgatcatcataatgatgatttgatggggtgtaggtacgtgtaggtgggcccaatgaccccaaagtctgccataaccaggcctcaacttaaagaagttaaGCTCCACGCCCGCACTCCATTTCACATTGAATATTCCTTATGTTATTTTCTCATAGTTGGCAACCTTACCCTAGCTATGACCCTGCAGTTTATATGCAGCATTCCCTACACTGATGAGGAGATGCAGAGCATTCTTAATCACAGATGGAGTAGGGTCCAGTTTAAATAACCAAAGTCAGTTTGGGAAAAGGCTCTTGAGGCTCTACAAAAAGAATATTGTGGAAAAGTGTGGGCTCGGAAAAACCCCCCTGGCATTTCGGAGTGCCCAAAATTTCTAGCGATGGCCCTGACCTCGGTATTTAAAAAATCCTGGTTACGGCCttgggtgtaacagcgcaacccacgatcgcaagaggaaaagaatcgctaatactatatttctgcttcttgtcttctgcatctgaatgaatggatattacgttcggtgcacTACCAACATAGCggctatattcctagaatgcaaggcgtgtgcccgagccctattgcaaCATCCCATTGCAGGCCAAAAACACACTTTTTGTGTTCATTCACTCTCCTTCATACTAGACATGTAGTGCTTTCAGCAATGTTATGTTTGTAAGAAAACCTGTAATCTCACATGAAAGTGTGTCAGTTTCATGTCACATCTGAGAAAATGGCATGTACTTTCAATAACTAGCCAAGCAAGGgtcattgaaatgaatgaggCATTAattcctcattctctcttaGTTTACCTCCAAAGTTACATTTGACTGGTATTGTAACTAATAAAAAAATCTATTGAGGGTAATTGGataatgtagatgtaatgttgCAATCTCAGTTTCCATGGACTTGAACATGATcacaaaaatgcaaacaaaagCCAAATCATGCCATGGCCCATTTGCAACTAATTAGTGATGATGACACATTCGTTAATTAGGTCCACACCAGAAAACAATTCTCCTGTGGGTCACCTGGTAGATCAAGGAGCAAGATTTCACAAAGGTGCACAAAGGTCACGCATTCAATTCGTCGGGAGCACAGATCCGAAACAAATGCATACCTGCACTGTACTATAACTTGATTTGTACTGTAGACATGTCTGCTATAGTAATACATGTGAAATGCAAACATACCATTAGAATAATAACTGCCTGCCATGATGAGAATTGCATCATTACAATAGCCATGGGGTGGCTTCGCTCTGTCCTCTCCATTAGAGCCTCCACTGGGAGATTATTAAACGTTGAGTGTAACCCCCCTGGTACTGCCCACCTggagcagcaggtgtgtgaccTGTTGATCCGGTCTGTTCAGGATGTGTTTAGCCAGTCCACAGGGGGTCTGGGGTGGCTGAACTAATTGCTTCCCTGGGAATGTCTGCAGTGGATTCGTGACCTCTAAAAACATGTTTATCCTTTCATGGACTTACCCTAGAGGCGAAAAATAAACATTAGTCTTGAACTTATCCTCTTAACTTCCTGGGTACcaatcaaaataaaaacaaaaatattctCAAATCTACTACTGAAATTCTTTATTCTGATATCGATTCAGCTTGAGACAAAAATCTAAATATAATAATTGATGCCTTCTTCCATGACACCTTGGGCCCATATTCACAAAGAATCTTAAAGCTAAAAGTGGCTTATGGCGTGTTTAGAAGAAACCTAAAAACAATGGGAGTGTCAGGGAAACAATAATGCCACAAACAACAACCAGGCCTCAAATTATTttataattcaaatgaaagaaaaatacTCACTGTGTCTATGCAAATGTGTCATTATACAAATGAATGTACATTTAGCAAAGATACTGTGTCAATGCATTCCtctttgtagcctatatttatttcattacctgcctacctacctacctacataCCTACCTGCCTTACCTTCTTACCTACCTACCCCTCGTCCTTTGCAGTAGCCTATTCATGCAGCACTTGCACTAGTGACCTGTCACTAATCAGTCAGTACATCATTATGAATGTAATCAGGGAAGAGGAGACCCCGGGATGCTGGCCTAGAATTATGGAGCTAACAGAGGCTACCACCCCATTCTGCAATGCCATGTTAAGCCCTGTGGACAGAAGTGAATTGGGGGTCAATGACTCAACACACAACTCCAAACTCCAAAAGCTAGTCAGCTGGTACTCTACAATGGAGTAGCCAGCACTGTCACTGTCTCTCAACTCTGTTGAGCTATTGTGGGTGCAGCCTGACCGAATGGTACCTAAGAAGTGGTGATCAAGCCAATCCAAGTTGCTGGTGTTTCAATCAATGTAAagaattaagaaatatttttaaattgaaaatgattattgcatagtttctctttaactaCTTTGTTTGTAAGCTTGACAGCTTCAAGACATTTTCCTGTATGAAGAAACTAATCAGTTGCAGTATTTAGGTGTGATTTAGGCTCATTCTTCTAAACAGATCTTTCCACAAATGTTCAATTGGGTATAAGTCAGGGCCTTAACTTTCTTTCCCTGACACCAATTGAGAGTTTCCAACCGTTGCTGTTTGCTTTGGATTGATGTCCTGCTGGAAGGTACAcccatcatcctcatcatcctaaTGGATGGCTCCATTAATCGTTCTTTCAAACGTATGAGGTCTTCCAGTACCATGAGATGAAAAACAGCTCCATGGCATGATGCGTTGACCTTCAAACTTCACTGTATCCAGTTCCAATGATTTGTTTGCAAGTTTGCAAGTTTATGCCACGAGCCATGCTCATGACGGCAGACTGACaaattgaggagtgttgtaaaatgtacacgctaaagctgtaggggaagctctgcagagaaacttgcaagcgtaaaacgagaaaacagcaagtatacttttttgatcctgtgagggaaattcggtctctgcatttattacaatttgtgaattagtgaacacacacagcatgcagtgaatacacattgaggtgaagcacacactaatccagagcagtgagctgcctgcccaacagccccccccccccccaaaacctgcatagttcctctttaataccTATTTTCCCCACTGTATGTGCTTAGAAAATATTTCTTTTGACACTTTTGGGAGCTACACAGTTTTCGTCAAGCCCATCACGTTTCCATAAAACACTACTTTGAAAATGTGCAGTACACTACCCCGGAGCAGTGAGGTGCAGGGCTAGGTGCCacttgccttgctcaagggcacttcagctatggatgtgggcatgggagagcagtgctcatctacttcccccacccacatttttcctactggtcaggCATCAAACCAACAaccttcggttacaagcccgaagccctaaccagtaggccacggctgccatGTCATAGATGTAACGAGGTATGATTTGGCCACCATATTCCCCAGATCTTAATGGAGGCCCCACCTCACAACTTGCAAGACTTAAAGGATCTGCTGCTATCGTCTTGGTACCAGATATCACAGCACACCTTCAGAGATCTAGTGGAGTCCATGCATTGACAGGTTAGGGCTGTTTCTGTGGCAAAAGGGGGACCTAATACAATATCAAGCAGGCTGTCATAAAGTTATGGCTGATCATTGTAAATGCTTTGAGGTATAATAGTGAAATATGAGCTGTTATTGAGTGAGATTGTATGTGGATATATCTAAATGCTACCTCATTATGTTACAACTGAAGCCTAAGGTGATGGAAAATGTGTCTACTTTTAAATTCTTTATCTATTCCGGAATTCAGGGATCAGTTTATAACCCTGTGTACTTCTTGCTGACATTTGTCCTTTATATCCTCATCATCACAGCCAACTTAACTTTGATTTTAACAGTGATCATGGAAAAAAGTCTCCATGAGCCCATGTATATTTTCCTCTCTAATTTATGTGTGAATGGCCTTTATGGAACAGTTGGTTTTTACCCAAAATTTTTGCTGGACTTGCAATCTGATACTCACTCAATAACCTACAGTTGGTGCTTTATACAAGGTTATGTGATTTATACCTCTGTCTTTTGTGAACTCACACATATTACAGTCATGTCTTATGATCGCTATGTGGCAATTTGCAGGCCACTGCAATACCACAGCATTTTGACTCCACATGCTGTGCTTAAACTGCTTGTGGTGGCCTGGGCTTATCCGCTTTTGGCAACAGCAATAGCTCTTATTCTTACTCTCAGAATACCCATTTGTGGAACTCACATCCAAAAACTATTCTGTGATAATACTTCAATACTGAAGTTGGCATGCTTTCAAACCATAGCCAACCAGATATGGGGTATGATCCTAATTGTAGGTATACTTATAAAGTTTCTTTTAATTCTTATTTCGTATGCTCTTATTGTCCGGGTTTGTATGTCATCAAATGAGGGCAGAACAAAGTTTACTAAAACTTGTTTGCCCCATCTTTTGGTTTTGGCCATCTTTATCATTACAGCAGTGTCGGATATATTGTATGGCTGGGAGGGGTCAGAAAACCTTTCAGTCAGTGTGCGTAATGCACTTGCTGTACAGTTTTTGATTTTTCCGCCACTGTTGAATCCAATCATTTA
This is a stretch of genomic DNA from Sardina pilchardus chromosome 19, fSarPil1.1, whole genome shotgun sequence. It encodes these proteins:
- the LOC134066542 gene encoding olfactory receptor-like protein DTMT; protein product: MAVTTIEDTEVMSSGSVYNPVYFLLTFVLYILIITANLTLILTVIMEKSLHEPMYIFLSNLCVNGLYGTVGFYPKFLLDLQSDTHSITYSWCFIQGYVIYTSVFCELTHITVMSYDRYVAICRPLQYHSILTPHAVLKLLVVAWAYPLLATAIALILTLRIPICGTHIQKLFCDNTSILKLACFQTIANQIWGMILIVGILIKFLLILISYALIVRVCMSSNEGRTKFTKTCLPHLLVLAIFIITAVSDILYGWEGSENLSVSVRNALAVQFLIFPPLLNPIIYGLQLPQIRKVVCRQCCKHKILCYLRR